A window from Streptomyces sp. NBC_00299 encodes these proteins:
- a CDS encoding LacI family DNA-binding transcriptional regulator: protein MTPSEPAETRTTTRETRTTPPSTGRSTQTATLAEIAREAGVSAPTVSKVLNGRADVAPATRTRVEELLRAHGYRRRRAEASRSPLIDLVFHELESAWAMEVIRGVENVARDAGLSVVLSESAGRLTPGRTWADQVAARRPHGVILVLSGLDESQRALLTSRSIPFVVMDPAGDPGADVPSIGATNWQGGLAATRHLVELGHRRIGAITGPSRMMCSRARIDGYRAALETAGLPVEPDLIRPGDFHHETGYRQGLELLRRPDRPTAVFAGNDLQALGLYEAARELGLRIPEDLSVVGFDDLPIARWVGPPLTTVRQPLTEMAEAAAKLVLDLAREEGAPAATRVELATSLVVRSSTGEPPAA, encoded by the coding sequence AGCCCGCCGAAACCCGGACCACAACGCGTGAAACCCGGACGACACCACCGTCGACCGGCCGGTCCACGCAGACCGCGACGCTCGCCGAGATCGCCCGCGAGGCCGGCGTCTCCGCACCGACAGTTTCGAAGGTCCTCAACGGACGCGCCGACGTCGCCCCGGCCACCCGCACCCGCGTCGAGGAACTCCTGCGCGCCCACGGCTACCGCCGGCGGCGGGCCGAGGCCAGCCGCTCGCCCCTGATCGACCTGGTCTTCCACGAGCTGGAGAGCGCGTGGGCGATGGAGGTCATCCGGGGCGTGGAGAACGTCGCCCGCGATGCGGGACTGAGTGTCGTTCTGAGCGAGAGCGCCGGGCGGCTGACCCCGGGCAGGACATGGGCCGACCAGGTCGCCGCCCGGCGCCCGCACGGCGTGATCCTCGTGCTGTCCGGGCTCGACGAGTCCCAGCGCGCCCTGCTGACCAGCCGTTCGATCCCGTTCGTGGTGATGGACCCGGCGGGCGACCCGGGCGCGGACGTGCCGTCCATCGGGGCGACCAACTGGCAGGGCGGACTTGCCGCCACCCGGCATCTGGTCGAGCTCGGGCACCGCAGGATCGGCGCGATCACCGGGCCGTCCCGCATGATGTGCAGCCGTGCCCGCATCGACGGCTACCGCGCCGCCCTGGAGACGGCCGGGCTCCCGGTCGAGCCGGATCTGATCCGGCCCGGCGACTTCCACCACGAGACCGGCTACCGGCAGGGCCTGGAGCTGCTGCGCCGCCCGGACCGGCCGACCGCCGTGTTCGCCGGCAACGACCTCCAGGCCCTCGGGCTGTACGAGGCCGCGCGGGAGCTGGGGCTGCGGATTCCGGAGGACCTCAGCGTGGTCGGCTTCGACGATCTGCCGATCGCACGCTGGGTGGGGCCGCCGCTGACGACCGTACGGCAGCCGCTCACGGAGATGGCGGAGGCGGCGGCGAAGCTGGTCCTCGACCTCGCGCGCGAGGAGGGGGCGCCGGCGGCGACGCGGGTGGAGCTGGCGACGAGCCTGGTGGTGCGCAGCAGCACGGGGGAGCCGCCGGCGGCTTAG
- a CDS encoding LCP family protein produces the protein MAVTGLGANGRAADGDFGGRAGRRATALKAAGLVFAGALALGAAAVGWAYWHLNHNIKSVDIDSALGDDRPLSGRSTPVPSASASALPTGSLNILVLGSDSRTGEENRKLGGGSSTGARSDTAMVVHIDAGRTGATVVSIPRDTLVTRPSCPLPSGGSTEVAYGTMFNSAYALGGPVCAVKTVESLTNVRMDHYIEIDFSGFAKLVDALGGVTVTTDEDIDDEDSHLILEAGTHHLDGTRALALARTRHGIGDGSDLGRIGLQQKLVTALLDQISATDLLTDPARLYRVADAVTGSLTTDTGLDSLGELTGLGQSLQGLASDTVRTVTMPVVPAPSDPNRVVAQEPEAGELWESLR, from the coding sequence CTGGCTGTGACGGGACTTGGGGCGAACGGGCGTGCAGCGGACGGGGACTTCGGCGGACGGGCGGGCCGGCGGGCGACGGCGCTGAAGGCGGCCGGACTCGTCTTCGCGGGCGCCCTGGCGCTGGGCGCGGCTGCCGTGGGTTGGGCCTACTGGCACCTGAACCACAACATCAAGAGCGTCGACATCGACAGCGCCCTCGGCGACGACCGCCCCCTGAGCGGCCGGTCCACACCGGTCCCGTCGGCCTCCGCCTCCGCGCTGCCCACCGGATCCCTGAACATCCTCGTCCTGGGTTCCGACTCGCGCACCGGCGAGGAGAACCGGAAGCTGGGCGGCGGCAGCAGCACCGGCGCCCGCTCGGACACGGCGATGGTGGTGCACATAGACGCCGGCCGCACCGGGGCGACCGTCGTCAGCATCCCGCGCGACACCCTGGTCACCCGCCCGTCCTGCCCGCTGCCGTCGGGCGGTTCGACGGAGGTGGCGTACGGCACGATGTTCAACAGCGCGTACGCGCTCGGCGGCCCCGTCTGCGCGGTCAAGACCGTCGAGTCGCTCACGAACGTCCGCATGGACCACTACATCGAGATCGACTTCTCGGGCTTCGCGAAGCTGGTCGACGCGCTGGGCGGCGTCACCGTCACGACGGACGAGGACATCGACGACGAGGACAGCCACCTGATCCTCGAGGCTGGCACGCATCACCTGGACGGCACCCGGGCGTTGGCCCTCGCCCGCACCCGGCACGGCATAGGCGACGGCAGCGACCTCGGCCGCATAGGCCTGCAACAGAAGCTGGTGACGGCCTTGCTGGACCAGATCTCCGCCACCGACCTCCTCACCGACCCGGCCCGCCTCTACCGGGTCGCCGACGCGGTGACGGGCAGCCTGACGACCGACACGGGCCTGGACTCACTTGGTGAGCTGACGGGCCTGGGGCAGAGCCTGCAGGGGCTGGCGTCGGACACCGTGCGGACCGTGACGATGCCGGTGGTGCCCGCGCCGTCGGACCCCAACCGGGTGGTGGCTCAGGAGCCGGAGGCGGGGGAGCTGTGGGAGTCGTTGCGGTGA